Proteins from a genomic interval of Vreelandella profundi:
- a CDS encoding serine/threonine protein kinase, translating to MSHPFSSLSPDLVMSAAESLDIWPAGEPFALNSYENRVLMFRDEDGKNWIIKFYRPDRWSEAVIQEEHDFLQELADNDVPVVAPWRNAQGQSLHQFKVFNFALFPHCPGQAPELDNPAHLFAMGEVLGRLHEISAKQAFQHRPRLEMASGILDAQQRVLASERLSGHQRRAYENVITKVHQQLSKHSVPASSMIRCHGDCHLGNVLGRDEQFTLVDFDDCLMAPAIQDIWMMLPTDDPQGWGAHLNEITEGYEETLPFPTEQMSLIEPLRSYRLIRHTAWLVSRWNDPAFPRAFPWLADSGYWDQHIRQLEQQSLQLEAPRWLA from the coding sequence ATGTCACACCCGTTTAGCTCTCTTTCGCCCGATTTAGTGATGTCAGCAGCCGAGTCGCTTGATATTTGGCCAGCGGGAGAGCCTTTCGCGCTAAATAGCTATGAAAACCGCGTGCTAATGTTTCGCGATGAGGATGGCAAAAACTGGATTATTAAGTTTTATCGGCCTGACCGCTGGTCAGAAGCGGTAATTCAGGAAGAGCATGATTTTTTACAAGAGCTAGCTGACAACGATGTGCCGGTCGTGGCACCTTGGCGAAACGCTCAGGGCCAGTCGCTACATCAGTTTAAAGTATTTAATTTTGCGTTATTTCCTCACTGTCCTGGTCAGGCCCCGGAGTTAGATAACCCTGCTCACTTATTTGCGATGGGCGAGGTGCTGGGGCGCTTACATGAAATCTCCGCTAAACAAGCTTTTCAACATCGCCCGCGATTAGAGATGGCGAGCGGCATTCTTGACGCTCAGCAGCGTGTGCTGGCAAGTGAGCGATTGAGTGGTCATCAGCGTCGAGCGTATGAAAACGTCATTACGAAAGTACATCAGCAGCTTTCAAAGCACAGCGTACCTGCTAGTAGCATGATTCGGTGTCATGGTGACTGTCATTTAGGCAATGTGCTCGGCCGCGATGAGCAGTTTACGCTGGTCGATTTTGATGACTGTCTTATGGCGCCCGCGATTCAGGATATCTGGATGATGCTTCCCACCGACGACCCGCAGGGCTGGGGAGCACACTTGAATGAGATTACCGAAGGATATGAGGAAACGCTGCCGTTTCCGACGGAGCAGATGTCGTTAATTGAACCGTTAAGAAGCTATCGGTTGATTCGCCATACTGCTTGGCTGGTATCGCGTTGGAATGACCCCGCTTTCCCGCGGGCGTTTCCGTGGTTAGCGGATAGCGGTTACTGGGATCAGCATATCCGCCAGTTAGAGCAGCAGAGCCTGCAGTTAGAAGCCCCGCGTTGGCTGGCATAG
- a CDS encoding ComF family protein produces MFLKQYLQRGNHWIKQNMPGYCDFCLAPAAQGSGWCDACADELPWNLYACRQCGEPVTQGQRLCGHCLTEPPAFLATQAGLLYQGVIKELIHDFKFNASPRAGVLLCELMLMTQPQLTGQAFVSVPMHPANARERGFNQSYWLAKQLSHRLAVPLHTAQRVKRSRSQRTLNRRERASNLADAFAFQMPPPQHLVIIDDVMSDT; encoded by the coding sequence ATGTTTTTGAAGCAATACCTGCAAAGAGGAAATCATTGGATCAAGCAAAACATGCCGGGCTATTGCGACTTTTGCCTGGCCCCTGCGGCGCAAGGGAGTGGGTGGTGTGATGCTTGTGCCGATGAGCTTCCTTGGAATTTATATGCCTGTCGCCAGTGCGGTGAGCCGGTGACGCAGGGCCAGCGATTATGCGGGCATTGCTTAACAGAGCCGCCGGCATTTTTGGCGACTCAGGCGGGGTTGCTGTATCAGGGCGTCATTAAAGAGCTTATACATGATTTTAAATTCAACGCCTCACCGAGGGCTGGGGTATTGCTTTGCGAACTGATGTTAATGACCCAGCCCCAGCTAACTGGGCAAGCGTTCGTGTCAGTACCGATGCACCCTGCAAATGCCCGTGAGCGTGGATTTAATCAATCATACTGGCTGGCGAAACAGCTCAGCCACAGATTGGCTGTTCCATTACACACTGCTCAGCGAGTTAAGAGAAGCCGCTCCCAGCGCACGTTGAATCGCCGCGAGCGGGCATCAAATTTAGCCGATGCTTTTGCATTTCAGATGCCGCCACCGCAGCATTTAGTGATTATTGACGATGTAATGTCCGATACCTAA
- a CDS encoding SDR family oxidoreductase, whose translation MVVTDKVIAITGGARGLGYATALRLGKQGARVALLDMSSEALDQAVSQLSAEGIDAQAFVLNVAEEASVIQAFADIAKRMAPVSGCVNNAGITQDALLVKAKDGHVEKRMSLESWQNVINVNLTGVFLCGREAATQMIEAGNEGVIVNISSISRAGNMGQSNYAAAKAGVHALTVTWSKELARYGIRTGTVAPGFVATEMTAGMRPDMLERITSSVPLKRLGDPDNIAQSVAFIVENDYFSGRIIECDGGLRL comes from the coding sequence GCCCTGCGCTTAGGCAAACAGGGCGCACGCGTGGCGCTGCTGGATATGAGTAGTGAGGCATTAGATCAGGCGGTATCTCAGCTGTCTGCTGAAGGGATTGATGCTCAGGCCTTTGTGTTAAACGTTGCGGAAGAGGCTTCCGTTATCCAGGCATTCGCCGACATTGCAAAACGCATGGCGCCGGTAAGCGGCTGCGTGAATAACGCAGGCATTACCCAGGACGCACTGCTGGTTAAAGCGAAAGATGGCCACGTTGAAAAGCGTATGTCACTGGAAAGCTGGCAAAACGTCATTAATGTTAATTTAACCGGCGTTTTTCTGTGCGGGCGTGAAGCAGCTACTCAGATGATTGAAGCTGGTAATGAGGGAGTGATCGTCAATATCTCAAGTATTTCTCGTGCGGGCAACATGGGGCAGAGTAACTATGCGGCAGCAAAGGCGGGTGTGCATGCGTTGACGGTAACCTGGAGTAAGGAACTGGCGCGCTATGGCATTCGTACCGGCACCGTTGCGCCTGGATTTGTGGCCACTGAAATGACCGCTGGTATGCGCCCTGATATGTTGGAGCGCATTACCTCTAGCGTGCCGTTAAAACGTTTGGGGGATCCCGACAATATTGCCCAAAGTGTCGCTTTCATTGTTGAAAATGATTATTTCAGCGGGCGCATCATTGAGTGTGACGGCGGATTGAGGCTGTAG
- a CDS encoding NAD-dependent succinate-semialdehyde dehydrogenase, with the protein MEALKETQLYCPFAYIDGSWVAADSGEQITVLNPATGEVVGNIPRLGKVETERAIDAADAALPAWRALTAQERADLLLKWHDLMLEHQHDLAMLMTYEQGKPLKEAAGEIAYAASFLRWFAEEARRVYGETIPAANANQRIVVTKQPVGVVGAITPWNFPAAMITRKAGAALAAGCTIVVKPASQTPFSATALALLAERAGIPRGVFNVVPGSASDIAQAMTQSPKVRKITFTGSTEVGSKLMAQAAEHIQKISLELGGNAPFIVFEDADLDAAVEGAMAAKFRNAGQTCVCTNRFLVQSSVINAFCEKLAAAMVSELHVGDGTKANINIGPLIDEKAVKKVSEHVQDAIDNGAELLLGGHPHPLGGNFFTPTLISFATDKMKVAHEETFGPLAAVFPFDDEQTAIEMANDTQYGLAAYFYSRDLARVWRVAEALEYGMVGINTGSISNAAAPFGGVKASGLGREGGHQGLEEYLETKYLCIDLG; encoded by the coding sequence ATGGAAGCGCTTAAAGAAACGCAGCTGTATTGTCCCTTTGCCTATATCGACGGCAGCTGGGTTGCGGCCGATAGCGGCGAGCAGATCACGGTCTTGAATCCGGCAACCGGTGAAGTTGTCGGCAATATTCCGCGGTTAGGTAAAGTTGAGACTGAGCGGGCGATCGATGCAGCTGATGCTGCCCTGCCTGCATGGCGAGCGTTGACCGCTCAGGAGCGCGCCGACTTATTATTAAAGTGGCACGATCTGATGCTTGAGCATCAGCACGACTTAGCCATGCTGATGACCTACGAGCAGGGCAAGCCGCTTAAAGAAGCCGCGGGCGAAATTGCCTATGCCGCAAGCTTTTTGCGCTGGTTTGCTGAAGAGGCCCGGCGCGTTTACGGTGAAACGATTCCCGCGGCAAACGCGAATCAGCGTATCGTCGTGACTAAGCAGCCAGTAGGTGTTGTGGGCGCGATTACCCCTTGGAACTTTCCGGCGGCGATGATTACCCGTAAAGCGGGTGCGGCACTGGCCGCTGGCTGTACGATTGTCGTCAAGCCTGCGAGCCAAACGCCGTTTTCAGCCACGGCATTAGCGCTATTGGCCGAGCGTGCGGGCATTCCGCGCGGGGTGTTCAACGTGGTGCCGGGTAGTGCCAGTGACATTGCGCAAGCGATGACGCAGTCGCCGAAGGTGCGCAAAATCACCTTTACCGGTTCTACCGAGGTGGGTAGTAAGCTGATGGCGCAGGCAGCTGAGCATATTCAGAAAATCTCGCTAGAGCTGGGTGGCAACGCGCCGTTTATCGTCTTTGAAGATGCGGATTTGGATGCCGCGGTAGAAGGTGCAATGGCGGCCAAGTTCCGCAATGCGGGGCAGACCTGCGTATGCACCAACCGCTTTTTAGTCCAGTCCAGTGTCATCAACGCGTTTTGCGAAAAGCTGGCGGCGGCGATGGTTAGCGAACTGCATGTTGGTGATGGCACCAAGGCGAATATCAATATTGGCCCGTTAATCGATGAAAAGGCGGTTAAGAAAGTCAGTGAGCACGTGCAGGACGCGATTGATAATGGCGCTGAGCTGCTGCTGGGTGGGCATCCCCATCCACTGGGCGGTAATTTCTTCACGCCGACACTGATTAGCTTTGCCACGGATAAAATGAAGGTCGCTCACGAAGAAACGTTTGGCCCGCTGGCCGCTGTGTTCCCGTTTGACGATGAGCAAACTGCGATTGAAATGGCCAATGACACTCAGTATGGCTTGGCCGCGTATTTCTACTCGCGTGATCTGGCTCGGGTGTGGCGCGTTGCTGAAGCGCTCGAATATGGCATGGTGGGGATTAATACCGGTTCCATTTCGAACGCAGCGGCACCGTTTGGCGGGGTTAAGGCATCAGGCTTAGGTCGTGAGGGCGGTCATCAAGGGTTGGAAGAATACCTTGAAACAAAATATCTATGCATTGACCTTGGCTAG
- the gapS6a gene encoding GapS6a family protein, translating to MVIESVVAGVVANIVYESTKKGLSLTKAYFVSELAKAVNEEQGKLDHIADELVKLDQSVDLEDLSEKGIIKRMEESPELVKALNNIKTENVGNTINQYHYGSGDNVGGDKIC from the coding sequence ATGGTGATAGAAAGTGTTGTGGCTGGAGTCGTTGCCAATATTGTTTACGAAAGCACAAAAAAAGGGCTATCCCTTACAAAAGCTTACTTCGTGAGCGAGCTTGCCAAAGCAGTCAATGAAGAACAGGGCAAGCTTGATCACATCGCTGATGAACTAGTCAAGCTAGACCAAAGTGTAGATTTGGAAGATTTAAGTGAAAAGGGGATTATTAAAAGAATGGAGGAGTCTCCTGAGTTAGTGAAAGCACTGAATAATATTAAAACCGAAAACGTAGGTAATACGATTAATCAGTATCATTACGGTTCAGGCGATAATGTTGGTGGCGATAAAATTTGTTAA
- a CDS encoding phospholipase D family protein: MIFFGNKVNGNYLRDVLPSKNSDVESVKAAIAYGSDASTLLANCLANKFRLDIWMRYDHTVPVSPNLLRKLLTNVGNNIFCNLVPDILHSKVVWWKGYGAYIGSANLTDRAWVTNIEFGVFLSEEELLVDNSLAQIELFFENLASYEEIFPLSEEVITEQEKLYKLRQSQMKAIDEASLKQRKHKVWEGPATHTTPEKAYDAHRSRFIKEWGDGISYLRNIASKAPAYRPAWLNEGVPAEWQADQFLHAYYHNEVKDGAKHPYEDFYSKNKADPAKALEAGLQWWSRLPGPPSNEDDNCHRRAPVIYELLSKENIGNLTVEGFAEICKANHSTADHVKRMRLAVLCIDDAHTGLDGRVEAFAEWLWAKKNNSGQTIKDLLIYVMDSGRPEDFVDMLFEAAYSENRKFPHFGINQISEMTGWARPELCPPRNGRTSKGLRALGYDVKIH, translated from the coding sequence ATGATTTTTTTTGGTAACAAAGTAAATGGTAATTACCTTCGTGACGTATTGCCATCAAAAAATAGCGATGTTGAGTCTGTAAAAGCTGCCATAGCATATGGTAGCGATGCATCGACACTTCTTGCGAATTGCTTAGCCAACAAGTTCCGCCTCGATATTTGGATGCGGTATGACCATACAGTTCCTGTTTCACCTAACCTTTTAAGAAAATTGCTGACAAATGTTGGGAACAATATTTTCTGTAATTTGGTTCCCGATATTCTCCATTCCAAGGTTGTTTGGTGGAAGGGGTATGGGGCATACATAGGATCTGCCAACCTCACAGACCGAGCTTGGGTTACAAATATTGAGTTCGGTGTATTCCTTAGCGAAGAAGAGCTTTTAGTTGATAACTCGCTTGCTCAGATTGAATTATTTTTTGAAAATCTTGCTTCTTATGAAGAGATTTTTCCATTATCGGAAGAGGTTATAACCGAGCAAGAAAAGCTATATAAGCTAAGGCAAAGTCAGATGAAAGCTATTGACGAAGCTAGCCTGAAGCAAAGAAAGCATAAAGTGTGGGAAGGGCCTGCTACTCATACTACCCCTGAGAAAGCCTATGATGCTCATAGAAGCCGTTTCATTAAGGAGTGGGGCGATGGCATTAGCTATCTGAGAAATATTGCTAGCAAAGCTCCTGCATACCGGCCTGCATGGCTCAATGAAGGTGTGCCTGCTGAATGGCAAGCTGATCAGTTCTTACATGCCTACTACCACAACGAAGTGAAAGATGGTGCAAAGCACCCTTATGAAGACTTCTATAGCAAAAATAAAGCCGATCCAGCTAAAGCCTTGGAAGCTGGACTTCAATGGTGGTCAAGGCTTCCAGGGCCACCATCCAATGAAGATGATAACTGCCATCGTCGTGCTCCTGTCATATATGAATTGCTGTCAAAAGAAAACATAGGCAACTTGACCGTTGAGGGGTTTGCCGAAATCTGCAAAGCCAACCACTCTACTGCCGATCACGTTAAACGCATGCGGTTAGCTGTTCTATGCATTGATGATGCACATACTGGCTTAGATGGGCGAGTAGAAGCCTTTGCGGAATGGTTGTGGGCAAAGAAAAATAATTCAGGGCAAACCATCAAAGATCTACTGATTTACGTCATGGATTCAGGTAGGCCAGAAGACTTTGTCGATATGCTATTTGAAGCTGCGTATAGCGAGAACCGGAAGTTCCCGCATTTTGGCATCAATCAGATATCAGAAATGACCGGCTGGGCAAGACCTGAGCTATGTCCGCCTAGAAATGGTAGGACGAGTAAAGGACTGAGAGCACTTGGGTATGATGTTAAAATCCACTAA
- a CDS encoding ComF family protein yields MHQWVYFINRWLKRGLPGYCSFCLAQALAGRGWCATCLCELPWNLHACRQCADPVAHGASLCAHCLIEPPAFSTTQAGLLYQGPIKQLVHDFKFYASPRAGTLLAELMLLTPPVTQGDALLSVPMTTRHARTRGFNQSHWLAEQLSRQLGVPMVTAKRVKDSPSQRTLNRRQRATNLAGAFVFESLPPAHITIIDEVVTTGSTGHALATAALKAGAQRVDIWAVARTPLGTS; encoded by the coding sequence ATGCATCAGTGGGTCTATTTCATTAATCGATGGCTCAAGCGTGGTTTGCCTGGCTATTGTTCATTTTGCCTGGCACAGGCATTAGCGGGGCGAGGGTGGTGTGCAACCTGTTTGTGCGAGCTGCCGTGGAACCTGCATGCCTGCCGCCAATGCGCTGACCCTGTTGCTCATGGTGCGAGCCTGTGTGCGCACTGCCTAATTGAACCACCAGCATTTTCTACGACCCAGGCGGGCCTGCTGTACCAAGGGCCTATTAAACAGCTAGTGCATGATTTTAAATTCTATGCCTCTCCGCGGGCGGGCACACTATTAGCTGAACTGATGCTGTTAACTCCGCCCGTGACCCAGGGTGATGCACTATTGTCGGTGCCTATGACCACTAGACATGCCCGCACGCGAGGGTTCAACCAATCGCATTGGTTGGCCGAACAACTCAGTCGTCAGCTTGGGGTGCCAATGGTGACTGCCAAACGAGTAAAGGATTCCCCCTCTCAGCGAACGTTGAATCGCCGCCAACGGGCTACCAATCTGGCGGGCGCCTTTGTATTTGAATCACTGCCCCCGGCTCATATCACAATAATCGATGAAGTTGTTACTACCGGTTCGACCGGACATGCGCTGGCAACTGCTGCGCTCAAAGCAGGTGCGCAACGCGTCGATATTTGGGCCGTTGCACGGACACCGCTAGGCACGAGTTGA
- the folE gene encoding GTP cyclohydrolase I FolE has protein sequence MSDDIAHHYRQIITALGEDPDREGLRDTPKRAAKAMQFLNAGYNQSLGEIINGAVFESHTDEMVLVKDIELYSMCEHHLLPFIGKCHIAYLPNGKVLGLSKFARIVDMFARRMQIQENLTLQIADAVQEVTQAKGVAVVIEARHLCMMMRGVEKQNSSMTSSVMLGRFRSDQATRQEFLMLIN, from the coding sequence ATGTCCGATGATATTGCTCACCACTATCGCCAGATAATCACTGCTTTGGGAGAAGACCCCGATCGGGAAGGATTGCGGGATACGCCAAAGCGGGCAGCGAAAGCCATGCAGTTTTTGAATGCGGGCTATAATCAGTCGCTGGGGGAAATTATTAACGGTGCCGTGTTTGAGTCGCACACAGACGAAATGGTGCTGGTAAAAGACATTGAGCTTTATTCAATGTGTGAGCACCATCTGCTGCCCTTTATTGGCAAGTGCCATATCGCCTATTTACCTAACGGCAAGGTGCTGGGGCTATCTAAATTTGCGCGCATTGTTGATATGTTTGCACGCCGTATGCAGATCCAAGAAAATCTCACCCTACAAATCGCTGATGCCGTTCAAGAAGTCACGCAGGCAAAGGGCGTCGCAGTGGTCATTGAGGCTCGCCATCTTTGCATGATGATGCGTGGCGTAGAGAAGCAAAACTCCAGTATGACCTCGTCCGTTATGCTAGGCAGGTTTCGTAGCGACCAGGCGACCCGGCAAGAATTCCTAATGCTGATTAACTGA
- the gapS6b gene encoding GapS6b family protein, which translates to MFKNIIKMTHSLFGERKKITGNNVSGNRYALEKTSHNQLHNGNGDNVAGNKYELKDLMPDELKSLSINIFNDVGKGDFPNAKNSIKAIESIGRIGKESQPYLEALKLISDLTDSSEAEIVHPRISRAFAESNSSKDKDMFLAAMIRLRLLQKNKEGAIEVYKNESNPGFLSKCQYFEFLAVDEELEVEANGSFNSDIEILAVIKGFLRNENSRGAFKLAEKAKRDFGGYETEVVYLQSISVEIGNDLDGRGFWFIEKSLKDKIVKISEEVANLIDKAEGKDKRLYSLAVPILTYSSSASQGLSNACWKYIEKWANDFPEFAAFLYATEKEDYSYLNDDIREGFLLRESGARRDELRGKVLLSQELEITDILLVIEYLDISVIDKLIAKEDEIFILGGDDATKSFVKLLLYSASNTLHFGYKRKIPSLIRDFYNNDGDFRVINPWLLEKLVRNLHRHDLYIDSYSILEPILPLNNPWLSPIMKEYLIALYNGNQFKSFQIILNKLHADAQASSFYWSVKAHFQANKKQAPDSLKSINRALSLEPNSTSFLLQKARILLTFDKADNIEAFLDNIDISVIDIDHEDSIQLLALMYHFVRFSKVEKIAVNLFLRDPVKASKIITDLHFGHTISRVSSKELEPSYKDVGNSISGFEFSQMDNRRRVIVIDNYRYSSNQYVVHADTNLGKALLSLNEGETDDSLVNGLTLHKKMPPYVAAFQISCTIRHEINDGGDSFYMLKVPENGKDLLEHMGSMLKKFSSEKNLNVFGDPNIPLLMKGKSINYNEPAKAAFELFIDASIVKMILPVEKLAAPPIKFITDAYTIIYVALTGIAESFCETDFYVTEETSLIIKNYRETITSADYMTIAVNSDGRFLRTFAKDIEREFGVFLEGLDQILKSVKEIENNDMLEEDFPRDLNFLKGGIDDSVIHTIIAAYSVSLPWLTIDNAIGSLVSRYDIDVYPMHIFASKLSKNTTLSKKINGLNLHAFSGLPFPVHNEDLLSLLFEFNALSLTILKKILMIHQAAILEDEGLNYCLDGMPLYIVFKLERNSLPSVVQAAISLLNTVFRLQISRKNRYTAEFKLAQSIRYSLIKAHEAGVNLKILDPIYNNFISGHFLDGSMVLKYLHQENNVSYDAVE; encoded by the coding sequence GTGTTTAAAAATATTATAAAAATGACTCACTCGCTATTTGGGGAGAGAAAAAAAATTACAGGAAATAATGTTTCTGGCAATAGGTATGCACTTGAAAAAACATCACACAACCAACTACATAATGGCAATGGTGATAATGTTGCTGGCAACAAATATGAGTTAAAAGATTTAATGCCCGATGAGCTTAAGAGTTTATCTATAAATATTTTTAATGATGTCGGAAAAGGGGATTTTCCTAATGCAAAAAATAGTATAAAAGCTATTGAGAGTATCGGTAGAATCGGCAAAGAATCACAGCCCTATTTAGAAGCTTTAAAGCTAATTTCTGACTTAACAGATTCTTCAGAGGCAGAGATTGTTCATCCTAGAATTTCTAGAGCTTTTGCAGAATCAAACTCTTCTAAAGATAAAGATATGTTCTTAGCAGCCATGATTAGATTAAGGCTGCTACAAAAAAATAAAGAAGGTGCTATAGAGGTTTATAAAAATGAAAGCAATCCAGGTTTTTTATCTAAATGCCAATATTTTGAGTTTTTGGCAGTTGATGAAGAATTAGAGGTTGAAGCTAATGGCTCATTTAATAGCGATATAGAAATACTAGCAGTAATAAAAGGTTTTCTAAGGAATGAGAATAGCAGGGGTGCATTTAAGCTTGCGGAAAAAGCTAAGAGAGATTTTGGTGGTTACGAAACAGAAGTTGTATATTTACAATCAATAAGTGTTGAAATTGGTAATGATTTAGACGGAAGAGGATTTTGGTTTATTGAAAAAAGTCTAAAAGATAAAATAGTTAAAATTAGCGAGGAAGTTGCTAATTTAATAGATAAAGCCGAAGGGAAAGATAAAAGGTTATACAGTCTTGCTGTTCCAATTTTGACTTATTCTTCTTCAGCAAGTCAAGGGTTAAGCAATGCTTGTTGGAAATATATTGAGAAATGGGCGAATGACTTCCCTGAGTTTGCTGCCTTTTTATATGCAACTGAGAAAGAAGATTATAGTTATTTGAATGATGATATAAGAGAAGGCTTTCTTCTTAGAGAAAGTGGAGCTAGGCGAGATGAGCTTAGGGGCAAGGTGCTTTTATCTCAAGAGCTAGAAATAACTGATATATTATTGGTAATTGAATACCTTGATATAAGTGTAATTGATAAATTGATAGCAAAAGAAGATGAGATTTTTATATTAGGAGGTGATGATGCTACTAAGTCTTTTGTTAAATTATTGTTGTATTCAGCATCAAACACTTTGCATTTCGGATACAAAAGAAAAATACCTAGTTTAATTCGAGATTTTTACAATAATGATGGAGATTTTAGAGTAATCAATCCCTGGCTGTTAGAAAAATTGGTTAGGAATCTTCATAGGCATGATCTCTATATTGATTCATATAGCATATTAGAACCGATATTGCCCTTAAATAATCCTTGGTTATCACCAATAATGAAAGAATATTTGATTGCTTTGTATAATGGCAATCAATTTAAAAGCTTTCAAATTATTTTAAATAAACTTCATGCAGATGCTCAAGCGTCAAGTTTTTATTGGTCTGTTAAGGCACATTTTCAAGCAAATAAAAAGCAGGCTCCTGATTCTTTAAAATCCATTAATCGAGCTCTTAGTCTTGAACCAAATTCAACAAGCTTTCTACTTCAGAAAGCCAGAATTTTATTAACTTTCGATAAAGCAGACAATATTGAAGCCTTTTTAGATAATATTGATATTTCTGTAATTGATATTGATCATGAAGATTCAATTCAACTGCTAGCATTGATGTATCATTTTGTAAGATTTAGCAAGGTTGAAAAAATAGCAGTGAATTTGTTTCTTCGTGATCCGGTCAAAGCATCAAAAATAATTACGGATCTTCACTTTGGTCATACTATCTCAAGAGTAAGTTCTAAAGAATTAGAGCCAAGTTATAAAGATGTAGGAAACTCAATATCTGGTTTTGAGTTTTCACAAATGGATAACCGTAGAAGAGTTATTGTAATTGATAATTACAGGTATTCTTCAAATCAATACGTAGTTCATGCTGATACCAATTTAGGTAAAGCCTTGCTCAGCCTTAATGAAGGAGAAACAGATGATAGTTTAGTAAATGGTTTAACATTACATAAAAAAATGCCCCCCTATGTAGCTGCTTTTCAAATTTCTTGCACAATAAGGCATGAAATAAATGACGGCGGTGACTCTTTTTACATGTTAAAAGTCCCGGAGAATGGAAAAGATCTATTAGAACATATGGGAAGTATGCTTAAAAAGTTTTCATCAGAGAAAAATTTAAATGTATTTGGAGACCCAAATATACCGCTTTTAATGAAAGGGAAATCAATTAACTATAATGAGCCTGCTAAAGCTGCATTTGAATTATTTATTGATGCCTCAATAGTAAAAATGATTTTGCCTGTAGAAAAGCTAGCTGCACCGCCGATAAAATTTATTACTGATGCTTATACAATCATTTACGTAGCTCTCACTGGCATTGCGGAAAGCTTTTGTGAAACAGATTTTTATGTCACGGAAGAAACCAGTCTTATTATAAAAAATTATCGTGAAACTATCACGTCCGCAGATTATATGACAATTGCGGTGAATAGTGATGGTAGATTTTTAAGAACGTTTGCTAAAGATATTGAAAGAGAATTTGGTGTATTTTTAGAAGGGCTTGATCAAATTTTGAAGTCTGTAAAAGAAATTGAAAACAATGATATGCTGGAAGAAGACTTCCCTCGTGATCTTAATTTCTTGAAGGGCGGGATAGATGATTCAGTAATACATACAATCATTGCTGCATATTCAGTCAGTCTCCCATGGCTGACAATAGATAATGCCATAGGAAGCCTTGTTTCGAGGTATGATATTGATGTTTATCCAATGCATATTTTTGCTTCAAAATTGTCCAAGAACACTACATTAAGCAAAAAAATAAATGGGTTAAATTTACATGCATTTAGTGGTTTGCCTTTCCCTGTACACAATGAGGATTTGCTCAGCCTGCTGTTTGAATTTAATGCTTTAAGTCTTACCATTTTGAAAAAAATACTTATGATACACCAGGCTGCTATTCTTGAAGATGAAGGTCTAAATTATTGTCTGGATGGAATGCCGTTATATATTGTATTTAAACTAGAGAGAAACAGCCTGCCTTCTGTAGTTCAGGCAGCAATTTCTTTACTGAATACAGTATTCAGACTTCAAATATCACGGAAAAATAGGTATACCGCTGAGTTCAAATTAGCTCAATCTATTCGCTATTCTTTAATAAAAGCACATGAGGCGGGTGTTAATCTAAAAATATTAGATCCTATATATAATAATTTTATTTCTGGCCATTTTCTAGATGGTAGTATGGTGCTTAAATATTTGCATCAAGAAAATAATGTTTCTTATGATGCTGTCGAATAA